A stretch of the Vigna radiata var. radiata cultivar VC1973A chromosome 9, Vradiata_ver6, whole genome shotgun sequence genome encodes the following:
- the LOC106774045 gene encoding cytochrome P450 86A8, with product MSKNQSGHNNSALNHSTYKSLSTITHFTLIAPHSLSSPLHKHNLFHLLSLLHFPLLHQPHTRNLCIIRNAPISTHPSLKGTVFTHFPATPSSTKLQVSSFFAGLLSILTILAWVGWLVGFCNMETFTALLLLTAITAYLIWFTFISRSLKGPRVWALLGSLPGLIDNCDRLHDWICDNLRACGGTYQTCICAIPFLAKKQGLVTVTCDPRNLEHILKTRFDNYPKGPTWHAVFHDLLGDGIFNSDGDTWLFQRKTAALEFTTRTLRQAMARWVSGAISRLCLILKKAHDRAEPIDLQDLMLRLTFDNICGLAFGRDPQTCVSGLPDNRFATAFDRATEATLQRFILPEVLWKVKKWLRLGLEVSLSRSLVHVDNHLSNVIEKRKVELLNHQKDGSLHDDLLTRFMRKKESYTDKFLQQVALNFILAGRDTSSVALCWFFWLVMQNPKVEEKILREICTVLMETRGDDMAKWLDEPLAFEEVDRLVYLKAALSETLRLYPSVPEDSKHVVADDLLPDGTFVPAGSSVTYSIYSAGRMKSTWGEDCMEFRPERWLSSDGTKFITHDSFKFVAFNAGPRICLGKDLAYLQMKSIAAAVLLRHRLVLVSGHLVEQKMSLTLFMKNGLKVNVHERDLRGVIISIQKEKEGDAGFRSNES from the coding sequence ATGTCAAAAAACCAGTCTGGCCATAATAACTCTGCACTAAACCACTCCACCTATAAATCTCTCTCCACCATTACACACTTTACCCTCATTGCACCACACTCACTCTCTTCTCCTTTACATAAACACAACCTCTTTCATCTTCTTTCACTCCTCCATTTTCCTCTCTTGCACCAACCTCACACCAGAAACCTCTGCATCATCAGAAATGCTCCTATTTCGACACACCCTTCCCTGAAAGGTACTGTTTTTACTCATTTTCCAGCCACCCCATCTTCTACAAAACTCCaagtttcttccttttttgCTGGGCTTTTGAGCATTTTGACTATTCTAGCTTGGGTGGGTTGGTTGGTTGGTTTCTGCAATATGGAAACTTTCACGGCTCTATTGTTGTTAACGGCGATCACGGCGTACTTGATATGGTTCACTTTCATCTCGCGGTCGCTGAAGGGTCCACGTGTCTGGGCCTTATTGGGCAGTCTCCCGGGCCTCATAGACAACTGTGACCGCTTGCATGACTGGATCTGCGACAACCTACGCGCGTGTGGCGGCACTTACCAGACTTGCATCTGTGCAATTCCTTTCCTCGCCAAGAAGCAAGGTCTCGTGACTGTGACATGCGACCCGAGGAACTTGGAGCACATACTGAAGACCCGTTTCGACAATTACCCCAAAGGCCCCACGTGGCATGCTGTCTTTCATGATCTTTTGGGTGATGGGATCTTTAACTCTGACGGTGACACGTGGCTGTTCCAGCGCAAGACTGCAGCGCTGGAATTCACCACCAGGACATTGCGTCAAGCCATGGCTAGATGGGTGAGCGGAGCCATCAGCCGCCTCTGCTTGATCCTGAAGAAAGCTCATGATCGAGCTGAACCCATTGATCTGCAAGACCTAATGCTTCGTCTtacttttgacaacatttgtGGGTTAGCTTTTGGACGAGATCCACAAACATGTGTGTCGGGTTTGCCTGATAACCGTTTTGCAACTGCTTTTGACCGAGCCACCGAAGCCACACTTCAGAGGTTCATTTTGCCAGAGGTGTTGTGGAAAGTGAAGAAATGGCTGCGGCTTGGGTTGGAGGTGAGCCTGAGCCGAAGCCTTGTCCACGTGGACAACCATTTGTCGAATGTCATTGAGAAACGCAAGGTGGAATTGCTGAATCACCAGAAAGATGGGAGTCTTCATGATGACTTGTTGACTAGGTTTATGAGGAAGAAAGAATCGTACACAGACAAGTTTCTACAACAGGTGGCACTGAATTTTATCCTAGCTGGACGCGACACGTCATCGGTAGCTCTTTGCTGGTTTTTCTGGTTGGTGATGCAGAATCCCAAAGTGGAGGAGAAAATTCTGCGTGAAATTTGTACAGTCTTGATGGAGACACGTGGCGATGACATGGCAAAATGGTTGGATGAGCCGTTGGCCTTTGAGGAAGTTGACCGTTTGGTTTATCTCAAGGCAGCATTGTCTGAGACACTGAGGTTGTACCCTTCTGTGCCGGAGGACTCAAAGCATGTGGTGGCCGATGACCTGCTGCCGGACGGCACGTTTGTGCCGGCGGGGTCGTCGGTGACGTATTCCATTTATTCAGCGGGGAGGATGAAGTCCACGTGGGGTGAGGATTGCATGGAGTTTAGACCTGAGAGGTGGTTGTCATCGGATGGGACAAAGTTCATCACGCATGACTCTTTCAAGTTTGTTGCTTTCAATGCTGGTCCAAGAATATGTTTGGGTAAGGATTTGGCTTACCTTCAGATGAAGTCCATTGCTGCCGCGGTGCTGCTCCGGCACCGCCTTGTTCTGGTGTCTGGCCACCTGGTGGAGCAAAAGATGTCACTCACTTTGTTCATGAAAAATGGACTCAAGGTCAATGTCCATGAGAGGGACTTGAGAGGGGTCATTATAAgtatacaaaaagaaaaggagggaGATGCTGGTTTTAGAAGTAATGAAAGTTAG